AATTAGTTTAATTATGTAGTTTTTTATATCAAAATTAATTTACTCTGTTCAGAAATATTTTTAAATGCAATTTGAAAGAGAATTGAAAACACAAGAAATTGAACCCGGGACAAGTGGTCTTGTTTTACTTGTCAGTAGGCAGTTTGATCCTCATGTTGATTTTATTATTGAAAAGTTGAGATCAGAAAACATCCAGTTTGCCAGATTTAACACTGAAGATTTTCCAAGAAATACTTCCGTAAGTTTGTATTTGGGAGATGGCGAGACATCTGGATTATTGGATGTGCCCAACAACTTACCTTTTTTGCTAAACCAAACCAGATCAATTTTATACAGGAGACCAGCAGAACCTAATCCACCAGATAATTTAACCAAGGGCTTTGAAGAATTTGTGGTTTCTGAGAGCAAATCAGTTATAAAAGGTTTATGGTCGTTACCCGATGTTACTTGGGTAAATTACCCGGAAGACAATCGAAGAGCTGCTATCAAACTAGATCAGCTAAGACAGGCCCAAATACTGGGTCTTTCTATTCCCAAAACTCTAGTCTCCAATAATATTATTGACATTAGATCCTTTTTTGACCTGTGTCATGGAAGCATGATAGTAAAACCTTTAACCGTAGGAAGTATCGAAGAAGATGGTATATATAAAGCTTTCTATACTAGCAAAGTTGAACCGGAACATTTAGACCAACTTGGCCCGGATAATAGATGTCCTTATGTATTTCAAGAAAATATTCCCAAGGAACTAGAATTGAGAATAACTATTGTTGGAAATAGTGTGTTTGCAGCCGAAATCTTTTCTCAAGAACAAGAAGGAGCTGAGACCGATTGGAGAAAAAAGTGGGAAGGCTTACGCTACGGAATTCATGAGCTTCCCGAGGATATTAAAAATAAATGTTTGAAATTAGCTAGACATTATAATCTAAATTTTGGAGCAATAGATATGATAGTAACTCCTAGAGGTGAATATGTTTTTTTAGAAATCAATCCAAATGGTCAATGGGTTTGGATAGAGCTTGAAACTGGATTACCAATATCAGAAGCTATGATAAAACTTCTTTCTGAGAATAAGCACTAAGGTTTATTGAGTTTTTTTACAGTTTTAAATGTTTCTTTTAAAGGAGAAATATCAAATTTTTTTCGCAAAGAATCAGGAATGATATTTTCATAATTAGAAATAACCCATTTGTCTTTTTTAAGCTCGAATTGTGTTACAAAAAGTTGTGGCCTGGAAATGCTTAAAAGAAATCTGTCTATGGCTAAGGCCATATAATTTTTACACCAGTCATCTCCTAATACGCTTCCAATAGAATAAAGGGTAACAGCCAAAGCATAATCATTATAATTAGAACCGTGATGAAAAAAATGCCCTGCCCGAAAATAATCATCTGCTGTTTTTAGTTCTCCCTTTTTAAGCATTTTCAAAACTAGGTCTTTTATTTCTACTTCTTCTTGGTAAAGCTTTTTAATCAAATTCTTTTGTTTCTTTAAGTCAAACACATATCTTTTTTTTTGAACCTTTTCAAATAGTTTAATAAGTTTTTTGTTTGAATTTGGAGATTTATTAAAATAACCCTTTTTTACCATATAAATAAATTCTTACAACCTTATCTAAAGGTAATGCAAGATTTTGATTAAAATATTTTATGTTTCACTTAATCATCTCGACCTTGATCAATTTGTGTGACATCTACGCTGATATGTGTTGGAACAGTACAGATTGTTCCAGCTGCATTAGCATGTCCCGCAGTCCATGTTTGACTATCAGGATCATATTGTCCTTCAACAGGAGCTAGATCAGCAATTGCAATGTCTTCAGTAAACTGGGAAACAAATTCTTTTGACATAACTTCTCACCTCCTTGTAAACTTTTGCTTATACTTTCAGTTTTGCATTATGTTTAAAAAATATTTAAAAGTCAAATAAACACAAAAAAGGCTGAGCCATGAATAGAGTTCAGTGAGTTAAAAGCGAAAATTAAGGAGAAAAATATGATATAATTCTCCTTATTATATTAATAATAAATAGACTAGCTGCCAACTGTGCAGCTATTTTTGTAAATATGAGCAATGAAGACTTAAAATGTAAAGCATTGGCTGGTCTAAAAAAAGGCCAACAAGCAAATTCAACAGTAGAAGAAGCAAAAGAAGCTAAGGCTCGATTTAAAAAAGATCAGTTGAGAAAATTACAAGTTCAAGAAACATTGACTTTTTTAGTTGAAGCTGCAAACACTGATGATCCTGAATTAGGAGAAATTAGAGAAGCAATGCATGTAAGATTTGGAGAACAAAAATTATCAGTTGAATATAACGAAGACCAGACTATTGTATTGTTACAAAATTCTAGTAAAAAGACTGTAATGGCTATTGGTGTAGAAACCTATGGTCGAGATAATAAAAGTAGAGGTTCGTTGTTAATCGCTAGGCCTCCAAAAGATATCAAAGCAACATTTCGCAGAGACACATCTGAACCAGTATTGTTTATGAGAAAAAAATGTATAGATACGGGCGCTGTTGCGTCAAGTGTAATGGAATTTATAACTACTGATCAAGTTACTGAAGGTAGATGTCCAAGTGATGTTGGAGAAGATTTTTTGAGTAAATACCCTGGTTTGAGCTATGATTACGCTGTTTTTGAAGAAATGTATGAGTTAGCATATCCCGATACTGATTCAGCTCCAAAATTAAATATATCATATAGTTATACAAATGATCTTCCTATGCATGTAGGCTGTAATAGCTATGTTCAATGGATGTTTGGAAAATATTTCGCAAATCGAGCTTAGTATAAACATTAAATTTTTGTATCAAAGTAATCTCCTTTTGCATTTATTCATATAATCTTAATAGTGTAACAAAATAAAAAAACATGAACCAAGAGACTGTATTTATTTTTAATACAAGCTTATTTTGGTAAAAAAATTTAACTAATTAAGTATTGAGCCAAATAAAAAGTTCTGACATAGTCCACTAGTGCCAGCAGCCACGTATAATCTTGAGAGATTGACCGTACTCTCTAGTTACTATGAATGAAGCTACTGTTTCGATTTTTACAACCTTAACCATATTATTAATCGTAGGATTTGTAATCAAATTATTCTTAAGACTTGTTTTTCAAAAATTTCCAAGAACATCCAAGTCAATACATACTTATTTGTATAAAACTAGAAGTTTTTTTCTAACCAAGCCAGAGCATGAGCTTTTTGATATTTTAGTAAAAAACTTTGGAGATACATATTATATTTTCCCCCAAGTCCATCTATCTTCAATTTTTAACCATAAAATTAAAGGTCAAAACTGGCAAAGTGCTCTTAATCATATAGATAGAAAATCTATCGATTTTCTGTTTTGTGATAAAGCTTATATTAAACCAATCTTAGCTATTGAACTTGATGATTCTAGTCATCAAAGGGAAGATAGAATTATTCGAGATAGTGAAGTTGAACAGAATTTTGAAAATGCAAACTTACCCTTATTACGGTTTAATAGCCAGGAAAGATTTCACAACGAAGAAATGTTTGAGAAAATTAGAGAAAAACTTTAATTTACAATAATCCTCTTCCACTTCAAAAGAAAAAAATCTCGAAAATAAAATTATTAGTTTGATTATTCTATTTTTATAAATTTTCTTCTTTTGGTATAATCTCAGTGGATGAATACATATAAATCTTCTCATAAGGTTTTTGTCTAAAGCAGACATCATTTCGATGTCTGAATTGTCGTGCCATCATTTCCAATACCTGTTTAGGAAGCAAACACCGCAACCATTGTCCAATATGTTTATGGTCTAGACATCTCGATCTTACTATTCCTGGTGATAGAAAGTCTCGTTGTGGCTCAAAAATGAAACCAATAGGATTAGTATTTAAACATATTACCTATAATCCATTTACTGATAAGACAAGTGGTGAACTGATGATAGTACATCTATGTCTAAACTGTGACAAAATCTCGACAAATAGAATTGCCGGAGATGATAATGCTCAAAGTATTATTCAACTACTAGATGAGCCAAAATCGCTAGATCCTACTTTAATTCATAGATTACATTGTTCAAACCTTACCCCACTTACCCGTCAAGATGAGCAACAAGTCTTGGCTTGTTTATTTGGTTATTGAGGTTTTTTTATTGATTAATAAACTCAATATTATTTACAATTTTATTGTAAAATAGCTCTGTGAATTTTTTCTTGAAAAGCTTTCTATTTTTACTCCTGGGTTCTTTTTTATCTGTTTTAGTATTTATTTTGCTAAATAATGATATTTTTAGTGCAACCTTTGTTTTTGAAGGTAATAAAGAGCAATATCAGATAACAGATTTTTCTTTGGAGGATGCTCCAGCCGAATCATTGCGCGGAACTATTGCCAGTAGAAATGGGGAAATTTTGTGGCAATCCAGAATTGCTACACAGTCTTCAGTATTAGTAGGCGACAAAATACTTCAACAGGGAGAAATTTTAGAAACTGGGAAAGACGGAATAATTGAAGTCAAATTTGTTGATGCTGCCTTAGTTCATATGTTTGAGAATACTAAGGTTGAAATCGTTCAGACTTTGCCAGTCAATTTAGTTTTCAATCAATCTAGGGGTACAGTTACATATAAAAATTTGGGAGAAGCTCCGGTTTCGATTCGATCTATCAATCTGTTGGTAAATTTGACAAAAGGTTTGATAGATATTGATGTGGACGATCAAACGGGAGAAGTAAGCTTATCTTTAGTTGAAGGCAAGGCCAGGGTAGCATATAACAGTACGGATTTTGAAAGTAAGGTTTGGGATTTGGAAGCAGGAGACAGTTTTTTATATGACAGCAATGAAAGAGAAGGTTTTTTTGAATAATTACTTATAAGTTTTGACAGGTTCCAAGATAGTTTGTCCCTCATAACCAAGTGCCCAAAAAGCCATACCACCAAGCTTATATTTTTTAACAAGATCAATTTTTTCTTGCACGGCTTGAGCATCTGGATAAAAAATCTGGTGATAGGTTTTATACTCTTGATCGTAATAAATAAGGTATGATTCTTGAGAATTAGCCTCTATTTGCGCGCTGCAACTGGCACAACTAGCCAAAAATTCCTCTACCCTTTTATTACTAGCTGTAATGCCTGAGCCAGGCAAGGTGGCAGATCTAGGATAGTCAGTCAGGGTTTCCCATTCATAGCCGTATAAAGGAATGCCAAGAATAATTTTATTTTTAGGTAAAACCTCTAGTGCTTTTTGAATACCGGTTTCAACATCAAACTCACTATCAATTCCGACTCCACCTACTGGTGCTACTGCTCCACTCACTTGTGAGCCAGGATAATGGTAATCATAAGTCATGAGGACAATATAGTCGACATACGGTTCAACTGCTTCAAGATTGATCAGTCTGCTTTTGATCAGATCTGTAGGACTGGCATCAATGGTCAGGGTTGTATTAATCCGACTTTTGACTTCTTTAATAAAAGCAGTGAAATGTAGTCGGGCTGATTCTGAAGCATATAACACATTTTCGATATCAAGATTAAGATCAGTAAATCCATATTGTTCCATGATTGGGTTAATCTGTGAAACTAAAGTTGCGGCGTGAGAAGCAGGTTCAGAGACTAATTCATTGATAGTATCTGGATCACCACTAAAAATTAAAAGGGAGTTTTGTAAATTTTTGGAAGGAGTAAATTTCCCAGAATTTAGAGCTTGCCAGCCCGGTTCAGCTTCTCCTGGATTGGTATATTTTTGAATCTTACCATCTCCTTCAACAGTCAGTCCAAAATAAGTAATATTGGTCAAATATTGGGAATAGTCTTTGTCAGTTTTACCTATAAACCAATATGGAAGAAAACCGATAATATGTTGCTTATTTTGTTTTTGAAGAGGAGAAAGAATAATTGATTTGGGATTTTTATCAACGAGGTAATTTAATAAAAGCAACGTAAAGGTAAATCCTAAAATCGTTACGAAGAAAAAAACCAGAATACTTTTTATTTTCATCTATTTTATTTTAACATGGCCACCTTTAGAAACTGTTTAATATAAAGTATCAGGAGAGTATTTAGAAAAATATTACAGTACTTATTAAACTCAAAATTTATTTTAATCTTCTGAACATTGCATATACCCGACCATGATCTTTGGAAAATGTTAAAGTGATTGCATAATTATTTTCTTCCCACCTTAAGCAGTTGTTTTCATCAATACTAAAACTTAAGTTGTCTGCATACTTTTCTTTATAGTCTTGGATAAATTTATCCATATTTGCTTTATCTACCGTCCAATATTGAGTATATTCAATCTCTCCGCCATTTTGATTGAGTTTACCGTAACTATTTTCATGTTCCTGCCAGCTAGGATCAATTTCGATTATATTGGGATAATCAGCATAATATTTGTTAGTTTTAGTAAATTCTTTTTCTGGTACATAGACTTGTAAATAAGAAGTGCCATCACCGTAATCAGATACTGAAACAATATATGATCCAATAGTCCCCTCTACCCTAGAATCGCTTGAAGTGTCTTCATTTGCTTCGTTCATTAAAGATCGGTAATAGTTAAGAAGCTCAATCTGTTCAGCTGCCGAAGCAAAAACCACATTGTAATAGTTTTTTTGAGTGGGTAAAAAAGTTTCTATATTTACAGGATCATCATTGACGAAATATTTAATTGATTCAATTCTCTTGCTTTTATATAAGGGAACTAAATTTTGGGGATAACCATCCAATAAACTAGTCATAAAATCATCAGATTTATTAGCCGATATTTGTTTGGAAGTATTTTGAGTTTGAGTTTTTTGATCAAAATTGTTTTTTGAATAAGGATGTGTGTTTAAAAATATTAAAGTTCCTACTCCAAGGATTAATAAAAATACTATGACAATAATAAATTTTGATTTCATAATATAAAAATATTAATAAGTAAAGTTTAAAAATTGTAACACTACTTTTTCCAATTTGTCTATGTATTCTCTGCAAAAAACATGATACAAGGGTGAAATTTTAAAATACCTGGTACAATATCGCCATAAATCAGTAATTTCAGTAAAAGTATGGCTAAATCAGATAATTCCTTAATCCATATCCATGAAGTGGTTAAAACCTATGAAACCGAGGCCGGAGATTTTACAGCCCTTAATAAAATTAATCTTTCGGTTGGTAAAAGCGAATTTGTCGGAATTATTGGCAAATCCGGGAGTGGTAAATCAACTTTGATCAACATGTTGACAGGGATTGACCGCTCGACAGCTGGCCAAATTGTCATCAATGGGACTGATATTACTAAACTTGATGAAGGCCAAATGGCGGTTTGGCGAGGCAAAAATATGGGGATTGTGTTCCAGTTTTTCCAACTCTTACCTACGCTTACCGTTATTGAAAACATCATGTTGCCAATGGATTTTTGTAATGTTTATAAGCCAAATCAACGCAGCCAAAAAGCTTTGGAGTTGTTAGGGCAAGTTGATTTGGCAGACCAAGCTCATAAATTCCCCAGCCAACTATCAGGTGGACAGCAGCAGCGGATTGCTATTGCTCGAGCTTTAGCCAATGACCCGCCGATTATTTGTGCCGATGAACCAACCGGCAACTTAGATTCTAAAACAGCTGAACAAATTTTTGGTCTGTTTCAGTCTTTAGTTGATAGTGGCAAAACTATCGTTATGGTGACTCACGATAAAGATCTAGCTAAAAAAGTCAGTCGGACGATTTTAATTGCTGATGGCCAAGTGATTGAAGAATACCTAATGAGCACTTTTTCCTCTCTAGCTCCTGCCAAATTAGCCTGGGTGACTGAGCAAGTCGAAACTGCTGAATTTGCACCAGGCAAGCTGATTGTCAAAGAAGGTGAGGTTATGAATTATTTTTATGTGATTATGAATGGTATGGTTGAGATTGTAATTTCTAAAAATAAAAAAGAAAAAATCTTAGGAACCTTTGGGCGAGGTAAATATTTTGGAGAAATAGAGCTATTTCATGATACTAAAAGTATAGCTTCAGCTCGAGCTGGCAAAA
This region of Candidatus Beckwithbacteria bacterium genomic DNA includes:
- a CDS encoding ATP-binding cassette domain-containing protein — encoded protein: MAKSDNSLIHIHEVVKTYETEAGDFTALNKINLSVGKSEFVGIIGKSGSGKSTLINMLTGIDRSTAGQIVINGTDITKLDEGQMAVWRGKNMGIVFQFFQLLPTLTVIENIMLPMDFCNVYKPNQRSQKALELLGQVDLADQAHKFPSQLSGGQQQRIAIARALANDPPIICADEPTGNLDSKTAEQIFGLFQSLVDSGKTIVMVTHDKDLAKKVSRTILIADGQVIEEYLMSTFSSLAPAKLAWVTEQVETAEFAPGKLIVKEGEVMNYFYVIMNGMVEIVISKNKKEKILGTFGRGKYFGEIELFHDTKSIASARAGKKGVRIGRIKKDVFNQIVHETPVLGKKLRNLASKHWEENKTARK
- a CDS encoding RNHCP domain-containing protein; translation: MNCRAIISNTCLGSKHRNHCPICLWSRHLDLTIPGDRKSRCGSKMKPIGLVFKHITYNPFTDKTSGELMIVHLCLNCDKISTNRIAGDDNAQSIIQLLDEPKSLDPTLIHRLHCSNLTPLTRQDEQQVLACLFGY
- a CDS encoding DUF2726 domain-containing protein, which gives rise to MNEATVSIFTTLTILLIVGFVIKLFLRLVFQKFPRTSKSIHTYLYKTRSFFLTKPEHELFDILVKNFGDTYYIFPQVHLSSIFNHKIKGQNWQSALNHIDRKSIDFLFCDKAYIKPILAIELDDSSHQREDRIIRDSEVEQNFENANLPLLRFNSQERFHNEEMFEKIREKL